The Candidatus Hydrogenedentota bacterium genome has a window encoding:
- a CDS encoding type II secretion system F family protein, giving the protein MPQFRYEAKKGPDEKLSGVLEAENQRAAVARLREMGCFPLDVTRVEEDGGVRKGLARAVLQRIRLKDRNIFFRQLANLIESGMMLTQALRTIAKQAENPAMTAMADAVREEVQKGSTLSDALAKQGKLFPPLYINLVHAGETGGMLDDVLWRIVAFGEQEEELRGKAFSALVYPVFLSVISAISVFILVSFVFPKFVGIFKEFDAALPWPTVVVMVTCQFMGTWWWAVLLGLGGSVWALAQWLRTEAGRTRWDTAILRVPVVKLLVQKYEMAKFARTFGTLLDNGVPILTTLEITAGAMGNRVIQEEVRSLHSGVMSGGSMSEGLQQCKHFPPVVVSMFAVGEESGRIGAVANRIADAYDIEVERAARAVMALFEPLLIVVMGVIIGFLVIAMLLPMLTLSSAIGA; this is encoded by the coding sequence ATGCCCCAGTTTCGCTATGAGGCCAAGAAGGGCCCGGACGAAAAGCTGAGCGGCGTTCTCGAAGCGGAGAACCAGCGCGCGGCCGTGGCGCGCCTCCGCGAGATGGGCTGCTTCCCCCTCGATGTGACGCGGGTGGAAGAGGACGGGGGCGTGCGCAAGGGCCTTGCCCGCGCGGTGCTTCAGCGCATCCGCCTGAAAGACCGCAACATCTTCTTTCGCCAGCTCGCCAACCTTATCGAATCGGGCATGATGCTGACCCAGGCCCTCCGCACCATCGCGAAGCAGGCGGAGAATCCGGCGATGACCGCGATGGCCGATGCCGTGCGCGAGGAAGTGCAAAAGGGCAGCACCCTGTCCGACGCGCTGGCGAAGCAGGGGAAGCTGTTTCCGCCGCTCTATATCAATCTTGTCCATGCGGGAGAAACGGGCGGCATGCTGGACGACGTGCTCTGGCGTATCGTGGCCTTCGGCGAACAGGAGGAAGAGCTGCGGGGCAAGGCCTTCTCCGCACTGGTCTATCCGGTTTTTCTCTCCGTCATCAGCGCCATCTCCGTGTTCATCCTCGTGTCGTTCGTGTTTCCCAAGTTTGTGGGCATTTTCAAGGAGTTCGATGCCGCCCTGCCCTGGCCCACGGTCGTTGTCATGGTCACTTGCCAGTTCATGGGGACCTGGTGGTGGGCGGTCCTGCTCGGCCTCGGCGGGAGCGTCTGGGCCCTCGCGCAATGGCTGCGCACGGAAGCGGGCCGCACCCGGTGGGACACGGCGATCCTTCGCGTGCCCGTCGTTAAACTGCTGGTGCAGAAGTATGAAATGGCCAAGTTCGCCCGCACCTTCGGCACCCTGCTGGACAACGGCGTGCCCATCCTCACCACGCTGGAGATTACCGCGGGCGCGATGGGTAACCGCGTGATTCAGGAAGAAGTTCGAAGCCTCCACAGCGGCGTCATGAGCGGCGGGTCGATGAGCGAGGGCCTCCAGCAATGCAAACACTTCCCGCCCGTGGTCGTGAGCATGTTTGCCGTGGGCGAAGAGAGCGGTCGCATTGGCGCGGTGGCCAACCGCATCGCCGACGCCTACGACATCGAAGTGGAGCGCGCGGCCAGGGCCGTGATGGCCCTCTTCGAGCCATTGCTGATCGTGGTGATGGGGGTGATCATCGGGTTTCTTGTGATCGCGATGCTGCTGCCGATGCTGACGCTGAGCTCGGCGATTGGGGCGTGA
- a CDS encoding amidohydrolase family protein, which yields MAFSGVRLFDGTQSRDDHAVLVKGGHVVEVLPREKVPEGITHYHEPDCTVLPGLIDVHVHFMRYQGPQFLAYGVTTVRDTGNDLQWILARREESEIKPWPRILCLGPILDGPAPVHGQVCRRCVNEADAVAAVGETAKAGADGLKFYVGLDPAWIPAMAAAGHAAGRKVSMHCAGGGVLSAARAGVDEFFHYDGILADLYPDRPRAWLNAWGRPDFAETLERQRTVADGIRELNITATPTLAYWDSQRRIREAGWPESEDLRYTPSDMVAWQAVPPDEKLRDEWRRALEAAQRFTGLLLEREVPVLAGSDVPCGIIPPGLSLWRELSLLVGAGMSPERAIRAATVDAATYLEKPDLGSLSPGSVADLVFVRGNPLEVMPEKPDIVMTLHHGALYRPTELLAREEVGLEDEPWARQFKQHGERQKAH from the coding sequence GTGGCCTTTTCCGGAGTGCGCCTCTTCGATGGGACGCAATCCCGCGACGATCATGCCGTCCTCGTAAAAGGTGGTCACGTGGTGGAAGTTTTACCGCGCGAAAAGGTTCCCGAAGGCATCACGCACTACCACGAGCCAGACTGCACTGTCCTTCCCGGCTTGATTGATGTTCACGTTCATTTCATGCGGTATCAGGGGCCGCAGTTTCTGGCCTATGGCGTCACGACGGTACGGGACACGGGGAATGATCTCCAGTGGATACTGGCGCGTCGGGAGGAATCGGAGATCAAGCCGTGGCCCCGGATATTGTGTCTCGGTCCGATTCTGGATGGCCCCGCACCGGTGCATGGGCAGGTTTGCCGGAGGTGTGTGAATGAGGCGGATGCCGTGGCGGCAGTGGGGGAGACGGCGAAGGCGGGGGCGGATGGACTTAAGTTTTACGTGGGGCTCGATCCCGCGTGGATCCCGGCTATGGCGGCGGCGGGCCATGCGGCGGGGCGCAAGGTGTCCATGCATTGCGCGGGTGGTGGCGTGCTGAGTGCGGCGCGGGCCGGGGTGGACGAGTTCTTTCACTACGACGGTATCCTCGCGGATCTTTACCCCGACCGTCCACGGGCGTGGCTGAATGCCTGGGGTCGTCCGGACTTTGCCGAGACGTTGGAGCGGCAGCGGACCGTGGCGGATGGAATCCGGGAGTTGAACATCACGGCGACGCCTACGCTGGCCTACTGGGATTCGCAGCGGCGCATACGCGAGGCGGGCTGGCCCGAGTCGGAAGACTTGCGCTACACGCCATCGGATATGGTGGCGTGGCAGGCCGTGCCACCCGACGAAAAGCTGAGAGACGAGTGGCGCCGCGCACTGGAGGCGGCGCAGCGATTTACGGGATTGTTGCTGGAGCGGGAAGTGCCCGTTCTCGCGGGGAGCGACGTTCCCTGCGGCATCATTCCGCCGGGTCTGAGCCTGTGGCGCGAACTTTCGCTATTGGTCGGCGCGGGGATGTCGCCGGAGCGGGCGATTCGCGCCGCGACGGTGGATGCAGCGACGTATCTCGAAAAGCCCGATCTGGGGAGCCTTTCACCGGGCTCGGTGGCCGATCTGGTGTTCGTGCGGGGCAATCCGCTGGAGGTGATGCCCGAAAAGCCGGATATCGTGATGACGCTGCACCATGGCGCGCTATACCGTCCAACGGAATTGCTGGCGAGGGAGGAGGTCGGTCTGGAGGACGAGCCGTGGGCTCGGCAGTTCAAGCAGCACGGGGAGCGGCAGAAGGCGCACTAG